A window of bacterium genomic DNA:
CGCTCCGTCCAGGTGGACACGCAGGCCGCGCGCATGGGCGCCACGCCCGATCCCGGCGACCAGTTCCTGCGGCACGAGGCGACCGCCCGCGCGGTTGTGCGTGTTCTCCAGGCAAACGAGGCTGGGCGGGGCGCAGTGCACGTTGGCGGGGTTGAGGGCGGCTTCGACAAGCGGCCAGTCCGGCAGGCCGCCCGGCGCCGGCACGCAGGTCAGCTGCACGCCGCTGAGCGCGGCCGGGGCGCCGGGTTCATAGCGGTAGATGTGGCAGCCGTCCTCGACGACAACCTGGTCACCGGAGCTCGTCTGGGCGCGCAGGGCCAGCTGGTTTCCCATCGTGCCGCTGGGCACGAACAGGCCGGCCTCCTTGCCCAGCAACTCGGCGACCCGGGCCTGCAGGTGCTGCACGGTCGGGTCATCACCCAGGACGTCATCACCCAGCTCCGCAGCAGCCATGGCCCGGAGCATCCCCGGTGTCGGCTTGGTGACGGTGTCGCTCCGCAGGTCGACCGGACGGCTGGCGCGGACCATGGCTGCTCCTTATGCTGCCAGCAGGGGCAGCCCAATGACACGGAACCGGCTTCCCGAGCCGCCGGGGCCGGAAATCCGGTTCTCCGTATCGTCCGCGCCGGGCGGAACGCGCATCGGGAATCGCTGCGGGCGACCTCTCAGTCGCCGGCGACCTTGTCCTTCAACATCTTGGACACTTTGAAGACCGGCACCTTGCGGGACGGCACGGGCACCGAGTCGCCGGTGCGCGGGTTGCGCGCCATGCGCTCCTTGCGCTCCTTGACCTTGAAAGTGCCAAAGCCCCTGATTTCCAGGTGTTTGCCGTCGACCAGCAGGTCGCCGATCTTGTCCAGGAAGAGATCCACCGTCTCGGCGACTTCCTTCTTGGTCAAGCCGGTCCTCTGGGCGATGTCTTCTACGATATCGGCCTTGGTCATGGCACTCCTCCTGGTTAACAAGAGACCCGGCATTGACACAAACCCCGCAATGCCGGTCTGGCGTTTCCCGGCGCTCCGCTCGAGCTCGATCCGGATTCTTGAGCATAAGCCAATACTTGTCAAGGGCTTTAATGCCAGGAAGGCGCGGCCCGGGCCCGCTCCCGCCGTCCGCCGGGGCCCGGCGGGCGGGCAAGTTGCAAGACTCCCCATGCTTCCGCCACGCATTCCACCCGACCCTGCCGGGGTTCACCGGGCCGCAGACTTCCTCGGAATGCCTCCAAGTCCAGACTAATTGCTAAATAAATATGGCCTTACGTCGATATATCTCATGATTGTTCAAGAGGGCACCTGCCTTGCACTGGACCGGGCAACGGCGCGGCCGGCGGGGCAGGACCTGAACAACGTGCCACTGCAACCGATCCCCGCTGGCCGAGCCCGACAACACCATCATCGGGCGCATCCGGCGAACTGAAGGAGGGCCACTCATGGCTAACAAGAAGATGATCGTCACGACCCTGATTCTCGGGCTGGTGGCTGTGGCCACGGGCTGCAGCGACAGCAACAATCCCATCGTCGCGGCCCCTGACACCGCGCCGCCGGCCCTGCCGAGCAACCTCGACGTCGAGTTCAATGGTGGCCTGGCTGTGGTCAGCTGGGACCAGAATGCCGTCGACAACGACCTGGCCGGCTACATCGTGACCCGCGAATACCGCGGCGAGACCGAGACCCTGGTCGCGACGCCGACGTTGATGACGTCCTTCGAGGACACCACGCCGCCGGTCGGCTCGAGCGCCTACCACGTGTACGCCGTGGACACGTCGGGCAACGAGAGCGCCATTGCGACGGCCTACCTGCTGGTCGCTGTCAGCCACGACGACAACGTGCTGGCGGACTGATCCCGGCCGGAGCTGGTCCTCCTCAGGGATTCCGGGCCTCCCGCGACAGCGGGGGGCCCGCACCATTTCCCGAAGGCGTCACGCTGCAGAGGGTGGAAACTCAGGCACCGAGACGGGCCACGGCGATCGCCAGGTTGAAGAACGGGCTGGCCACGGCCATCATCCCGACCTGCAGGTAGTCACCCGCCGACGTGTAGTGCATCAGCAGCAGGAAGCCCACGACCACGAGCATGCCGTAGTTGCGCAGGCGCTCGTAACCGTCGCGCAGGTTGTCGGGCAGGAAGCGCGTCAGGATCCAGCTGCCGTCGAGCGGCGGCAGCGGGATCAGGTTGAAGACCGCGAGCACGACGTTGATGACGATGCCGGTCTGCCAGACGAGCAGCAGGAACTCGGCCGCCGGCGCCGCCGCATGGCCGACCGGCAGGCGGGAGGCGATCGCCGCGGTCGCGCCCAGGAGCACGGCCGCGATCAGGGCCAGCAGCAGGTTGCTGGCCGGGCCGGCCGCCGCCACCTTCGGATGGTCGTTCCACGGATGCCGCAACCGCCCCGGATGCACCGGCACGGGCTTGGCCCAGCCCATCATGATCGAGCCGGTCAGTGAAAGCAGCAGCGGCACGATGACGCTGCCCATCGGGTCGACGTGCGGCAGGGGATTGAGCGTCAGGCGGCCCTGATCCCGGGCGGTCGTATCGCCGAGCTTCAGGGCCATCCAGCCGTGGGCCACTTCGTGGACGACCACGGAGAAGACCAGCACCAGCACGCGGATCGCCACCATCTCCATCTCAACCGTCCCCTGTTCGCAGCGGAGCGGCCGGTCAGCCCGGACCAGGCGCGCCACACGGTGTCTTCGTCGATCGCTTCCATCCAGCCGTACTCGTCGCCACGCGGATCTTCCACACGATGACCCGCCCGCAGTGCCAGCACCTCCGGCGCAGGCGGCTTCCAGAGCCCCGGGTCGGTCGGGCCGAACAGGGCCAGGGTGGGCACGCGCATCGCCCCGGCCACATGCATGATGCCCGTGTCGTTGCAGAGGAACCGGTCGGCGCCCGCGAGCAGCGCCGCGGCCACGCCGACGCCGCAGGGTGGTGCCACCACAAGCGCGCCGTGGCGCACACCGGGCACGCGCAACGGTCCGAACGCCGCCAGCGCCTCGCTGTCGGCCGGGCCGTGCAGCACCAGGACCTGCCGGCCCTCGCCGGCGGCACGCCGGGCCACGGCAGCGAACCGAGATGCCGGCCAGACATTCTGCCGCTTGCCCGCACCCGGATGCAGGGCCCAGTAGCCCGCCTCCAGGCCGAGGGCGGCCGTGATCGCGGCGGCGTCCTGACGCTCGGCGGCCGACGGCACGACCACCGTCGACTCGTCGTCGGTCGTGACGCCCACGGCGCGCAGCGGCGCGAGCCCGTGGACGATCGCGTGGCGATCGACGACCGGCGAGCCGGGCATCACCAGCGAGAAGCAATGCTCGCCGAACTCCCACCCGAACGCGCGGCTGTCGGCCCCCACGACGTGGCGCGCCCCGCTCAAAAGGCCGATGAGCGCGCTCGTCAACGAGAACGAGACGCTGCTCAGCACGATGGCCAGGTCGGCGTCCCACCGGCGCAATTCGCACACGAACGACGGCAGCCGGCGCAGCGGCTTCTCGAACACCAGGACCCGCGACAGGTGCGGGTTGTGCCGCACCACGCCGGCATTGGCCGGCGAGGTAACGAGCGCCACGGCAGCGTCCGGCCAGGTTTCGGCGATGGCGCGCAGCGCCGGCGTGGCGCAGACCATGTCGCCCATCTGGTTGTGCTGGCGCACGACGAGGATGCGCGCGGGCCGCAACGCCGTCAGGGCGCCGGGCGCCAGACGCTCACGCCGCAGCGCCCGCGCGAGCGGGCGCATCAGGGACTGCTTGGCACGCCTGGTGACGGTCAATCGACGCTCCTGCCGTGCGGCATGTCGGCGGTGCGGCAGGGTGCCGCGGAGCCGCGGCACCGCCGAGTCAACGCCCCGGACCGGCCGTGGCACATCGCTTGCGTTGGCCCCGCTCCTGCGCGCGGGGTCGGTCCCCGCGGCGCCCGCAACCGTGACGAGGGGAACCGACGTGATCCGTTTGCGCACCGCCGGCCTGGTTGCGGCGACCTGCCTGGTCGCCGGGCTCGGCTTCTATGAACTGACGGCCAAATCGCCGGCTCTGACCGGAAGCACCATGCCCGGCTGGTGGGCAACGGCCCGGGCCGAGAAGGTCGTCCGCTGGCAGCCGCCCACCGGCGTGCTGCTTCTCGACAAGCTCCTGCACGAGGGCCAGGAAGCCGCCTGCTTCTATGCCACCCTGGCCGGGTATCGACCGCGCCACGGGGCGCGTCATTTGCGATAGCCCGCCGACCGCTCCCGTTCCTCGAGGTCGCGCAGCAGCGCCAGGTAGGCTTCGTGACGCCAGGGCGGCAGGGTTCCCCGCGCGACCGCATCCTTCACGCCGCAACCCGGCTCATCGCGGTGCAGGCAGCCGCGGAAACGGCACGACAACGCCTCCTGCTCCAGGTCCGGAAAATAGGCGCGGATGTCGACCGGGGCAATGTCCCAGGGATCGAAGCCGCGCAGGCCCGGCGAGTCGGCGATGTAGCCGCCGCCCGGCACCGCGTGCAATTCGGTGTGCGTGGTCGTGTGACGGCCGAGTCCGGTGCGATCGGTCACGTCGTTCACACGGAGGCCGAGGCCCGGGTAGAGCACATTGAGCAGGCTGCTCTTGCCGACGCCCGAGGCGCCGAGCAGCAGCGTGACCTTGCCTGCCAGCAGGGCCGCCAGTTCGGGCATCCCCTCACCCGTCGCCACCGAAGCGGCGATCACGACGTGATCCAGGCGTCGATACCAGCCCCAGTGCTCCAGTTCGCGCGCACGCTCGGCCTCATCGTGCATCAGGTCCACCTTGTTGAGCACGACGACGCCGTCCACGCCGAACCGCAGCGCTGCCGCCAGCAGCCGGTCGACGAAGCCCGTCTGCGGTTCCGGGTCGCGCACGGACTGGACCACGACCAGCTGGTCGAGGTTGGCCATGAGCACCTGCTCGACACGACCGCCGTTGCGACGCGCGGCCAGGCGCGAGATGCGGTTGCGGCGGTCCAGCACTTCCTCGACGACGGCCTCGCCGCCGGCGACACCCGGCGCCACGTTGCCGGCGACCAGCGACACGCGCACACGGTCACCGGCCACGACGATCGTCTGGGCCTCCTTGGGGCCCTGCCTGAGGCGCCCGCGGACGCGGCAGCGCCAGTTCTCGTCGCCCACCGCCACCTGGCAATGGCCGGAACCGGACCGGATTACAAGACCTTCGCGCGATGTTTCATCGTCGCTCATGGAGCCCTCTCGGGACCCGCCGCCGGGCGCGCGGGGCCGCTTTTGCAACTTGTCTATCGCCCGGCGATGGGTTACGTTAGCAGGCGAACAGGTAGCACAATTCTTCCGCATTCTCAAGGTGGTGCGCCCGTCATGGATATTGTCGAGGTGCTTAAGCATACCTCACCCGCGCTCTTCCTGCCCGATCTGCAAGCCACCGACAAAGCTTCCGCTCTTGCCGAAATGGTCGAAGGTCTCGTCGCCGGTACCAGCATCCACAATCCGGACACGATCCTGCAGATGCTGCAGAGCCGCGAGAACCTCGGTTCCACTGCTGTCGGACCGGGGATCGCTTTCCCGCACGGCCGTACGCTGGCGGTGCAGCGCCTGACCATCCTCATCGCGCGCTCGGCCAAGGGCGTCGACTTCGATTCGGAGGACGGTCAGCCCACGCACCTGTTCTTCGTGCTCGTGGCCCCGCCGCAGGACTCCGGGCACCAGTACATCAAGTCGCTGGCAACCCTCATCGACCGCCTGCAGGACGGCGACCTCCGCGCGGCCCTGCGCCAGGCTGCCGACTACGAGTCCTTCTGCGACGCCCTGAAGGGGGTCTGAGGATGCACGCGCAATTGCAGTTGCTGGTCGCCCTGCAGGACATGGATCAGATGATCCGCGAGACCGTGGAGAGCCGCGAGCAGCTCGAGGACCTCGGCTTCAAGCACGAGGGCCTCGAGAACCTCAAGCGCGCCCGCGAGGAGCTTGCCGGGAAGATCGATCCGAGCCTGGCCAGCTGGTACAAGCGCCTGACCGCACGCTGGGGCCATGCCGTGGTGCCGGTCGTGGGCAACCTGTGCACCGGCTGCTTCGCCAGCATCCCTTCGTCGTTCGTCAGCAAGACCAACGTCGACAAGGTGCAGAAGTGCGAGAGCTGCGGGCGGTTGCTGTATTGGCCGTAGCGGAGGCCGTCAGGCCATGGATTCAAGGGCCCGGCTCACGCCGGGCCCTTTTTCGTTCGGCACCATTGCTGATGAAAAGGAAGAACCCGGCCGAAGCCGGGTCCTTTTTCCACACGGCGGAATCGGCTCGCGGCCTAGTTGGCCGGGGCGCGCGACTCCATGTAGGCGATCGACGACTGGAGCAGGTCACGGGCATACGCGGGGTTGTGCACGCCGTGGCTGCGGTCCTCGGTGCCTATGAACATGAAGTTCCAGATCGCGCCGGCGTCATCGGCCGGGCGACCGGTGGCGGTGACCGGCGTACCGGCATCATTCACGAACCCGGCGGCCAGCAGCAGGGCCTGCAACTCGACCAGCAGGCCGTCGATCTCGGTCTGCACGCCGTTGTAGTCGAAGTTGTCGCCGATGTCCTCATGGCAGCCCACGCAGGCGCCGGTGTTGTAGATGGTCTCGTCTTCCTCGACGTTGTAGGTCGAAACATTGAACGTGTGGCCGCCGACCAGGTGCGCAACGTTGCGCATGTGGCAGTTCACGCAGCCGTCTTCGTTCAGCGTGCGATGGTACGGGGTCTCGGTGTAGGTGTAGCCGGCATACTCGTAGCCGTTGCTGCCCAGCAGCAGGTCGCCCTGCGGGCCATGGTGCGGGCCGTAGCGGCTGTTGATGTTGTTGGCGCTGGTGATGTAGACGGCCACGTCGCGACGCGCCTGGTGGCACACGACGCAGGTGTTGCCCAGGCCCAGGTCGTAGCTTTCGCCACTGAGCAGCGCCGTCGCCGTCGTGACCCGCAGACCGAAGTCGCCGTTGCTGTGCGGGGCGTGGCAGGTGAAGCAGTTGATGTTCGTCGGGGTCGTCGTGGCGGTGTAGGTCAGCCGCGCGGGATCCTCGACGTACTGGATGAAGCCCTCGTTGGCGTGGCAGCGCACGCAAGAGGCGTTCGTGCCCTCGAACACGGTCTCGCCCTCGCCGTGCACGCTCTCGGCCCACTCGGTCTGGGCGCGCAGCACGGCCAGGTCCGTGTCGGAGTGGCACTCGAAGCAGCTCGAAGGCTGCGGCTCTTCCTGCACGATAGTCGTGATTTCCCTGGTGCAGGCCGTCAGGGCCATCAGGCCCACGATGGCAGCCAAGATCATCAGGTGTTTGCGAGTCAGCGACATTACCATTCCTCCTTGTGCCAGTCGTTCTTACCGCGGATCAGTCCACAGGCAACTTGTAACCGACGTTCAACCAGACCACGTTGGACGTGAAGTAACGGTCGAGCAGGACGAAGTCGTCGTAGTTGTACACGTTGTAGCGCACACTGACGAAGTAGTCCCGGCTCAGGTCGTACTGGCCGTCGAACGTGAGGATCGACTTCTCGACATCCAGGTCCTTGCCCAGGTCCAGGTAGGTCAGGCCGCCGCCCAGCCGCAGATTGGCCACGCCCGTCAGGTCGACGCGCGCGGTCACCGTGCTGTTGTCGGCGCGGAAGG
This region includes:
- a CDS encoding integration host factor subunit beta: MTKADIVEDIAQRTGLTKKEVAETVDLFLDKIGDLLVDGKHLEIRGFGTFKVKERKERMARNPRTGDSVPVPSRKVPVFKVSKMLKDKVAGD
- a CDS encoding site-2 protease family protein, whose translation is MEMVAIRVLVLVFSVVVHEVAHGWMALKLGDTTARDQGRLTLNPLPHVDPMGSVIVPLLLSLTGSIMMGWAKPVPVHPGRLRHPWNDHPKVAAAGPASNLLLALIAAVLLGATAAIASRLPVGHAAAPAAEFLLLVWQTGIVINVVLAVFNLIPLPPLDGSWILTRFLPDNLRDGYERLRNYGMLVVVGFLLLMHYTSAGDYLQVGMMAVASPFFNLAIAVARLGA
- a CDS encoding glycosyltransferase family 9 protein gives rise to the protein MTVTRRAKQSLMRPLARALRRERLAPGALTALRPARILVVRQHNQMGDMVCATPALRAIAETWPDAAVALVTSPANAGVVRHNPHLSRVLVFEKPLRRLPSFVCELRRWDADLAIVLSSVSFSLTSALIGLLSGARHVVGADSRAFGWEFGEHCFSLVMPGSPVVDRHAIVHGLAPLRAVGVTTDDESTVVVPSAAERQDAAAITAALGLEAGYWALHPGAGKRQNVWPASRFAAVARRAAGEGRQVLVLHGPADSEALAAFGPLRVPGVRHGALVVAPPCGVGVAAALLAGADRFLCNDTGIMHVAGAMRVPTLALFGPTDPGLWKPPAPEVLALRAGHRVEDPRGDEYGWMEAIDEDTVWRAWSGLTGRSAANRGRLRWRWWRSACWCWSSPWSSTKWPTAGWP
- the rsgA gene encoding ribosome small subunit-dependent GTPase A, with protein sequence MSDDETSREGLVIRSGSGHCQVAVGDENWRCRVRGRLRQGPKEAQTIVVAGDRVRVSLVAGNVAPGVAGGEAVVEEVLDRRNRISRLAARRNGGRVEQVLMANLDQLVVVQSVRDPEPQTGFVDRLLAAALRFGVDGVVVLNKVDLMHDEAERARELEHWGWYRRLDHVVIAASVATGEGMPELAALLAGKVTLLLGASGVGKSSLLNVLYPGLGLRVNDVTDRTGLGRHTTTHTELHAVPGGGYIADSPGLRGFDPWDIAPVDIRAYFPDLEQEALSCRFRGCLHRDEPGCGVKDAVARGTLPPWRHEAYLALLRDLEERERSAGYRK
- a CDS encoding PTS sugar transporter subunit IIA, encoding MLKHTSPALFLPDLQATDKASALAEMVEGLVAGTSIHNPDTILQMLQSRENLGSTAVGPGIAFPHGRTLAVQRLTILIARSAKGVDFDSEDGQPTHLFFVLVAPPQDSGHQYIKSLATLIDRLQDGDLRAALRQAADYESFCDALKGV